A region from the Acidobacteriota bacterium genome encodes:
- a CDS encoding ABC transporter ATP-binding protein yields the protein MTAPLLEVRGLVKHFPVQGGWWGPRALVRAVDGVDLDVGRGEIVGLVGESGSGKTTLGRAVLRLLEPTAGSVRFDGIDLLALRPRELRRLRRRLQIVFQDASTALNPRMRVRSLVGEPLVIHGMARGRELTERVVALLEEVGLDAGALDRYPHEFSGGQRQRIGIARALAVRPEFVVLDEPVSALDVSVQAQIVNLLLELQEKHRMAYLFISHDLALIGHLCDRIAVMYLGRIVEEARAAALLRAPRHPYTRALFAAVPPPDPERARRLRAPLPGEMPSPVDLPPGCRFHPRCPHAEAACRDRDPELREIGAGHRVACHLAETLPETPPVARPATSGPSAERTAQEGEVQ from the coding sequence GTGACGGCGCCCCTGCTCGAGGTGCGCGGGCTCGTCAAGCACTTTCCCGTGCAGGGAGGGTGGTGGGGACCGCGCGCCCTCGTGCGCGCGGTCGATGGGGTCGATCTCGACGTCGGCCGGGGGGAGATTGTCGGGCTGGTCGGGGAGTCGGGGTCGGGAAAGACGACCCTCGGCAGGGCGGTGCTGCGGCTGCTCGAGCCGACGGCGGGTTCCGTGCGTTTCGACGGGATCGACCTGCTCGCGCTCCGGCCCCGGGAGCTGCGGCGCCTCCGGAGGCGGCTGCAGATCGTTTTCCAGGACGCCTCCACCGCGCTCAATCCTCGGATGCGCGTCAGGAGCCTGGTCGGGGAGCCCCTCGTGATCCACGGAATGGCGCGGGGGCGCGAACTCACCGAGCGCGTGGTGGCGCTCCTGGAGGAGGTCGGGCTGGACGCCGGCGCGCTGGACCGTTACCCGCACGAGTTTTCGGGCGGCCAGCGGCAGCGGATCGGGATCGCCCGGGCCCTTGCCGTGCGTCCCGAATTCGTCGTCCTCGACGAGCCGGTCTCCGCGCTCGACGTCTCGGTCCAGGCCCAGATCGTCAACCTCCTCCTCGAGCTGCAGGAAAAGCACCGGATGGCCTACCTGTTCATCAGCCACGACCTGGCGCTGATCGGGCATCTCTGCGACCGGATCGCCGTGATGTACCTCGGCCGGATCGTCGAGGAGGCGCGGGCGGCGGCGCTGCTCCGGGCGCCGCGCCACCCCTACACGAGAGCGCTGTTCGCGGCGGTGCCGCCCCCCGATCCCGAAAGGGCCCGGCGGCTCCGGGCGCCTCTCCCCGGGGAAATGCCGTCCCCGGTGGACCTGCCGCCGGGATGCCGGTTCCACCCGCGGTGTCCCCACGCCGAAGCGGCCTGCCGCGACCGGGACCCGGAGCTGAGGGAGATCGGCGCGGGCCACCGGGTGGCCTGCCACCTCGCCGAGACCCTGCCGGAGACGCCGCCCGTGGCGCGCCCGGCGACGAGCGGGCCGTCCGCCGAGCGGACGGCGCAGGAGGGCGAAGTCCAATGA
- a CDS encoding TolC family protein yields MKRWHRTMAAALAAAWTLAGGAGAQAEVGTEGPWRLSLADAVQMALENNLDLAVGRIEPERARESVVIAQSAFDPSFSAGVTWNEQQQEPRSSVSPESQTVKAVTLTYTDPLSTGGQWSAQLSHGEFSQTFPVIGNVQIPAVPSSFSTSLTLSMQHSLLRNLGLSVNKTSIEQARNSLKISEEQFRDLVIRTVQQVENAYWDLVGTRKQLEVAQSSLDLAKDFLEQTKIRVEVGTLPPIDITQAKAEVASRVQDVIAAENRVRDAEDVLRALLRVPEDSENWQREILPTDEPGFSPAPVDAEAAIRTALDRRFEVIQARLALRNEELGERFYRNQLKPDLRINGDYTVTGNNFEFVPRIIDGNVVVVTEVGGRSDSFSELQDFDNTNWTVSLNFVLPVGNRRARADHARARMAVEQARLRLEAARQQIRVEVRQAVRSVETAARQVQAARANLELQREKLEAEQKRYENGLSTAYQVLQFQNDLRVAESQEIAAIIDYNKALTDLERAQATLLEARGIELP; encoded by the coding sequence ATGAAGCGATGGCATCGGACGATGGCCGCGGCGCTCGCCGCCGCGTGGACTCTGGCCGGCGGCGCGGGAGCGCAGGCGGAGGTCGGCACCGAGGGTCCGTGGCGTCTCTCGCTCGCCGACGCGGTGCAAATGGCGCTCGAGAACAACCTCGATCTGGCGGTGGGCCGGATCGAGCCGGAGCGGGCCCGCGAGTCGGTCGTGATCGCGCAGTCCGCCTTCGATCCCTCGTTCTCGGCCGGCGTCACGTGGAACGAACAGCAGCAGGAGCCGCGCAGCAGCGTCTCGCCCGAGTCGCAGACGGTGAAGGCGGTGACGCTCACCTACACCGATCCGCTCAGCACCGGCGGCCAGTGGTCCGCGCAGCTCAGCCACGGGGAGTTCTCCCAGACGTTCCCGGTGATCGGGAACGTGCAGATCCCGGCGGTCCCGAGCAGCTTCTCGACCTCGCTCACCCTGTCGATGCAGCATTCCCTGCTGCGGAACCTCGGGCTGTCGGTCAACAAGACCTCGATCGAACAGGCGCGGAACAGTCTGAAAATCTCGGAGGAGCAGTTCCGGGATCTCGTGATCCGCACCGTACAGCAGGTGGAAAACGCCTACTGGGACCTGGTCGGGACCCGCAAGCAGCTCGAGGTGGCGCAATCGTCGCTCGATCTCGCGAAAGATTTCCTCGAGCAGACCAAGATCCGCGTCGAGGTGGGGACGCTGCCGCCGATCGATATCACTCAGGCCAAAGCCGAGGTGGCGAGCCGGGTTCAGGACGTGATCGCCGCCGAGAACCGGGTGCGGGACGCCGAGGACGTGCTGCGCGCTCTCCTCCGCGTTCCGGAGGACTCGGAGAACTGGCAGCGGGAGATCCTGCCCACGGACGAGCCGGGCTTCTCGCCGGCGCCGGTCGACGCGGAGGCGGCGATCCGCACCGCCCTGGACCGGCGGTTCGAGGTCATCCAGGCCCGGCTGGCGCTCCGGAACGAGGAGCTCGGAGAGCGCTTCTACCGCAACCAGTTGAAGCCGGACCTGCGGATCAACGGCGACTACACCGTGACCGGGAACAACTTCGAGTTCGTCCCGCGAATCATCGACGGGAACGTCGTGGTGGTCACGGAGGTCGGCGGCCGCAGCGACTCCTTCTCGGAACTCCAGGACTTCGACAACACCAACTGGACCGTCAGCCTGAATTTCGTCCTCCCGGTCGGCAACCGGCGGGCCCGCGCCGACCATGCCCGCGCGCGGATGGCGGTGGAGCAGGCCCGGCTCAGGCTCGAGGCGGCGCGCCAGCAGATCCGGGTCGAGGTGCGCCAGGCGGTCAGGAGCGTCGAGACGGCGGCGCGCCAGGTCCAGGCGGCGCGGGCCAACCTGGAGTTGCAGCGCGAGAAGCTGGAAGCGGAGCAGAAGCGCTACGAGAACGGGCTGTCCACCGCCTACCAGGTGCTCCAGTTCCAGAACGACCTCCGGGTCGCCGAGAGCCAGGAGATCGCCGCGATCATCGACTACAACAAGGCGCTGACCGATCTCGAGCGGGCGCAGGCCACCCTCCTCGAGGCGCGTGGGATCGAACTTCCCTGA
- a CDS encoding MotA/TolQ/ExbB proton channel family protein, with amino-acid sequence MAPRIAMRAPALPAGRSARGMRTGLPGAGGGPFRGGNVGGFGGTLVYYFNQGGIVMWPLLGLSILGLVVVLERGYTLYVRAKTRTAELVGKVRRLVQAGDIDQAIKACDVYKGPSAAIIKTALLRWDANRDEMEKLLETAALHEIARLERGVWILALISNIAPILGFLGTVVGMIMSFDVIAAEGLNNPGKVAKGISVALITTAGGLIVAVMMLPFYNFYMTKIAGYIREMETTANILLEVHEQNRK; translated from the coding sequence ATGGCCCCGCGGATCGCGATGCGGGCGCCGGCTCTTCCGGCGGGCCGGAGCGCCCGCGGGATGCGGACGGGGCTGCCCGGCGCAGGCGGCGGGCCCTTTCGAGGAGGCAACGTGGGCGGTTTCGGCGGAACGCTCGTCTATTACTTCAACCAGGGCGGCATCGTGATGTGGCCGCTCCTGGGCCTGTCGATTCTGGGGCTTGTCGTGGTCCTCGAGCGCGGCTACACGCTGTACGTGAGGGCCAAGACGCGAACGGCGGAGCTGGTGGGCAAGGTGCGCCGGCTCGTGCAGGCCGGCGACATCGATCAGGCGATCAAGGCCTGCGACGTCTACAAGGGTCCTTCGGCGGCGATCATCAAGACGGCGCTTCTCCGCTGGGACGCCAATCGCGACGAGATGGAGAAGCTGCTGGAGACCGCGGCGCTGCACGAGATCGCCCGCCTCGAGCGCGGCGTGTGGATTCTCGCACTGATCTCCAACATCGCGCCCATTCTCGGCTTCCTCGGCACCGTCGTCGGCATGATCATGTCGTTCGACGTGATCGCGGCGGAGGGGCTGAACAACCCCGGCAAGGTCGCCAAGGGCATCTCGGTCGCGCTGATCACCACGGCGGGCGGCCTGATCGTCGCCGTGATGATGCTGCCGTTCTACAACTTCTACATGACGAAGATCGCCGGCTACATCCGGGAGATGGAGACGACGGCCAACATCTTGCTCGAGGTTCACGAGCAGAACCGGAAGTGA
- a CDS encoding biopolymer transporter ExbD, whose translation MAFKHKAKKIEAFIPTASMADIAFLLIIFFMVTTQFHVDRSRVELPKSSFREEVPKGSAYVVIDEEPKGSQQYLYKFSDGKSTSHPVADLSEMEIEVNSVAGVDPTRPFVIKAEGDTPYQMIDDVIDMLRRAGVEEIILLTNQRTVEDVS comes from the coding sequence ATGGCTTTCAAGCACAAGGCGAAGAAGATCGAGGCGTTCATCCCGACCGCCTCGATGGCCGATATCGCCTTCCTCCTGATCATCTTCTTCATGGTGACGACGCAGTTTCACGTGGACCGGAGCCGCGTCGAGCTGCCGAAGTCGTCGTTCCGCGAGGAGGTGCCGAAAGGATCGGCCTACGTCGTCATCGACGAGGAGCCGAAGGGCAGCCAGCAGTACCTCTACAAGTTCTCCGACGGGAAGAGCACTTCGCACCCCGTTGCCGACCTGTCGGAGATGGAGATCGAGGTCAACAGCGTCGCCGGCGTCGACCCCACGCGCCCCTTCGTGATCAAGGCGGAAGGCGACACGCCCTATCAGATGATCGACGACGTGATCGACATGTTGCGCCGGGCGGGTGTCGAGGAAATCATCCTCCTCACCAACCAGCGCACCGTCGAGGACGTCTCCTGA
- a CDS encoding biopolymer transporter ExbD: MEIRDKVKRPEAEISSASMADIAFLLIIFFMVTAVFSATKGLDFKLPKEEQQNRAVEEEEAIFFKVLEDGSFLMDCRPATLDEVLPYIAPKLERWPDKPIIIYTRPDAPYKAMVNVYDVLMQSTQPVEKGGLGLKKVPNISIPTQTEVREYERLFGVNPFEQQC; the protein is encoded by the coding sequence GTGGAGATACGGGACAAGGTGAAAAGGCCGGAGGCGGAGATCTCGTCGGCGTCGATGGCCGACATCGCCTTCCTCCTGATCATCTTCTTCATGGTGACGGCCGTCTTCTCGGCCACGAAGGGGCTCGATTTCAAGCTCCCGAAGGAGGAGCAGCAGAATCGGGCGGTCGAGGAGGAGGAGGCGATCTTCTTCAAGGTCCTGGAGGACGGCAGCTTCCTGATGGATTGCCGGCCGGCGACCCTGGACGAGGTTCTTCCCTACATCGCTCCGAAGCTCGAGCGCTGGCCCGACAAGCCGATCATCATCTACACTAGACCCGACGCGCCCTACAAGGCGATGGTCAACGTCTACGACGTCCTGATGCAGTCGACGCAACCGGTGGAGAAAGGAGGTCTCGGGCTGAAGAAGGTCCCGAACATCTCCATCCCGACCCAGACGGAGGTCCGGGAGTACGAGCGCTTGTTCGGGGTCAACCCGTTCGAGCAGCAGTGCTGA
- a CDS encoding energy transducer TonB — MTGPLMPGIGGVTSPELIPETKVEPEYPELARKARIEGKVILRAVIRKDGTVGDIEVLRAPMPDLGFTEAAIAAVRQWRYRPGVQNGRPVDVYLTVTVNFTLQ; from the coding sequence ATGACAGGGCCGCTGATGCCCGGCATCGGAGGGGTGACGTCGCCCGAGCTGATCCCGGAGACCAAAGTCGAGCCGGAGTACCCGGAGTTGGCCCGGAAGGCGAGGATCGAGGGGAAGGTGATTCTCCGGGCGGTGATCCGGAAGGACGGTACGGTGGGCGACATCGAGGTTCTGCGCGCCCCGATGCCGGACCTCGGTTTCACCGAGGCGGCGATCGCCGCTGTGCGGCAGTGGCGCTACCGCCCCGGCGTGCAGAACGGCCGTCCCGTGGACGTCTACCTGACGGTCACCGTGAACTTCACGCTCCAGTGA
- a CDS encoding tetratricopeptide repeat protein, protein MKDARNGLPVVVGALVALLCVSLAVPPALADYEQAMSYFRQKKYVEAAAEFEALLSNAPDWDYGYFMLGTCYLQLRKYRDAEQQYRKAIELNNSKFPYHLNLAQALLQLKKYDDVVVTLDRAEDLAATDREKRLLRKFRGLALARVKDYARAIEDLNAVNDGKDYAVAAELGRVCYTVGKYACAVKALEQAIALKKDDARSLKLLSQAHLESARKSTAKAQKAAEYRKAAEAARRLLALEPDSTEGHELLGAALLGADDFAGAIAEFEAVLAREPKNCTAMLNIAQAYPKLEKWDKVLEWGKKAAECDPKSYLAYNQIAFAYNKMHRWDDAEAAASKALSLKDNPSSRQQLEIARKGREAEETNRRAEAERIAYEKALEEQRRREEEERRRIEEYKIRTGQAGTSKPDAKSGGEGGGGAP, encoded by the coding sequence GTGAAAGACGCCAGAAACGGACTTCCCGTCGTGGTCGGAGCCCTCGTCGCGCTCCTCTGCGTCTCGCTCGCCGTTCCGCCGGCGCTGGCGGACTACGAGCAGGCGATGTCGTACTTCCGGCAAAAGAAGTACGTGGAGGCGGCGGCCGAGTTCGAGGCCCTCCTGAGCAACGCTCCCGACTGGGACTACGGCTATTTCATGCTCGGGACCTGCTACCTCCAGCTTCGCAAGTACCGGGACGCGGAGCAGCAGTACCGGAAAGCCATCGAGCTCAACAACAGCAAGTTCCCCTACCACCTGAACCTCGCCCAAGCGCTGCTCCAGCTCAAGAAGTACGACGACGTCGTCGTGACCCTGGACCGGGCCGAGGACCTCGCCGCCACGGACCGCGAGAAGCGGCTTCTGAGGAAGTTCCGCGGCCTGGCCCTGGCACGGGTGAAGGACTACGCCCGGGCGATCGAGGACTTGAATGCGGTGAACGACGGCAAGGACTACGCCGTCGCCGCCGAGCTCGGCCGGGTGTGCTACACCGTGGGCAAGTACGCGTGCGCGGTCAAGGCCCTGGAGCAGGCCATCGCCTTGAAGAAGGACGACGCGCGGTCCCTCAAGCTGCTGTCCCAGGCCCACCTCGAATCGGCCCGGAAGAGCACCGCCAAGGCGCAGAAGGCCGCCGAATACCGGAAGGCGGCCGAGGCGGCGCGGCGCCTGCTCGCCCTCGAGCCGGATTCGACGGAGGGGCACGAACTGCTCGGGGCCGCGCTGCTCGGCGCGGACGACTTCGCCGGGGCCATCGCCGAGTTCGAGGCGGTCCTGGCGCGGGAGCCGAAGAACTGCACGGCGATGCTCAACATCGCCCAGGCCTACCCCAAGCTGGAGAAATGGGACAAGGTGCTCGAGTGGGGAAAGAAGGCCGCGGAGTGCGACCCGAAGAGCTATCTCGCCTACAACCAGATCGCCTTCGCCTACAACAAGATGCACCGCTGGGACGACGCGGAGGCGGCTGCGTCGAAAGCCCTGTCGCTGAAGGACAACCCCAGCTCGCGCCAGCAGCTCGAGATCGCCCGGAAGGGCCGGGAGGCGGAGGAGACGAACCGCCGGGCGGAAGCGGAGCGGATCGCCTACGAGAAGGCCCTCGAGGAGCAGCGCCGGCGGGAGGAGGAGGAACGCCGGCGGATCGAGGAGTACAAGATCCGTACCGGCCAGGCCGGGACATCCAAGCCGGACGCGAAGAGCGGCGGGGAGGGGGGCGGCGGCGCCCCCTGA
- a CDS encoding NADH-quinone oxidoreductase subunit A, with protein sequence MSDSAWGLLFLAVLAVAMPAGMIVVSWVAGRPRTGSLTDVTPYECGKKPFTSARRRYSVGFYLIAMLFIVFDIEAAFLYPWALQLGDAAAEVGRGFVLAEMLVFLTIVIAGFVYVWARGALDWES encoded by the coding sequence ATGAGCGACAGCGCCTGGGGTCTGCTCTTCCTCGCCGTTCTCGCGGTGGCGATGCCGGCGGGGATGATCGTCGTGTCGTGGGTGGCCGGACGGCCGCGCACGGGCAGTCTGACGGACGTCACCCCCTACGAGTGCGGCAAGAAGCCGTTCACCTCGGCGAGGCGCCGCTACTCGGTCGGCTTCTATCTCATCGCGATGCTCTTCATCGTCTTCGACATCGAGGCGGCTTTCCTCTATCCGTGGGCGCTGCAGCTCGGCGACGCCGCCGCCGAAGTCGGTCGCGGCTTCGTCCTCGCGGAGATGCTGGTCTTCCTGACGATCGTGATCGCCGGGTTCGTCTACGTGTGGGCGCGTGGCGCCCTGGATTGGGAGAGCTGA
- a CDS encoding NADH-quinone oxidoreductase subunit C — protein MGELRVSGAFDSYPGKGEFWDIGPTADRLRQEFPDAVLEVRDFRGERTVVVAREKLFEVLAFLRDDPETDFDFLTDVTAVHWPAREEPFDIVYHLYSMSRNRRLRVKCRVPDPPTVPSVVALWPTANWLERECYDMFGVTFEGHPDLRRILMPEDYEGWPLRKEFPLKC, from the coding sequence TTGGGAGAGCTGAGGGTGTCCGGAGCGTTCGACAGCTATCCCGGAAAGGGTGAGTTCTGGGACATCGGCCCGACCGCGGACAGACTCCGCCAGGAATTCCCGGATGCCGTGCTCGAGGTCCGCGATTTCCGCGGGGAACGGACCGTGGTGGTCGCCCGGGAAAAGCTGTTCGAAGTGCTCGCCTTTCTTCGCGACGATCCGGAGACCGACTTCGACTTCCTCACCGACGTGACGGCTGTCCACTGGCCGGCCCGCGAAGAGCCGTTCGACATCGTCTACCACCTCTATTCGATGTCCCGGAATCGGCGACTCCGGGTGAAGTGCCGGGTGCCCGATCCACCCACCGTCCCGAGCGTCGTCGCCCTGTGGCCCACGGCGAACTGGCTCGAGCGCGAGTGCTACGACATGTTCGGCGTCACCTTCGAGGGGCATCCCGATCTGCGGCGCATCCTGATGCCCGAGGATTACGAGGGCTGGCCGCTGCGCAAGGAGTTCCCGCTCAAATGCTGA